Genomic segment of Caldanaerobius polysaccharolyticus DSM 13641:
ACTTCCTCCATTGTAACACCCTTTAATGTTTTCTTTGCCTGAAGACCTCGTACATCAATATCGCAGCCGCCACAGAAGCGTTAAGTGAGTTTATGCTGCCTACCATAGGTATTTTAACCAGCACATCGCAACTCTCCTTCACAAGCCGCCTCATGCCCATGCCTTCACTGCCTACCACAAGACCTATGGGCCCTTTAAGATCAGCATCGCAATAGTCTACTGGGCCATTCATATCCGCACCTATTATCCACAGGCCGGCCTGCTTTAACTCATTCAGCGTCCTGGCGATATTTGTCACTTTAGCCACCGGCACGTATTCTATGGCCCCTGCCGATGCTTTGACCACAGCAGGGGTAATACCCACTGCCCTGTTTTTGGGTATAATGACGCCGTGGACGCCACAGGCGTCAGCAGTCCTGAGTACAGATCCTAAATTCTGAGGGTCCTGTATGCTGTCTAGCACAATTACAAAGGGTTCTTCCCCCTTATCCCTTGCCTCTTTCAGTATATCCTCTACGCTTTTGTACTTATAGGGAGGAGCCTTTGCTACAATCCCCTGATGTTTACCAGGGCAAATATCATCTAGCTTTTTCTTATTTACCCTTTGCACAGGTATCCCCTTATCCCTGGCCAGTGCCAAAATTTCCTCTATGAAATGGCCTCCAATCCCATTGGCCACGTACAATTTATCAATATTCTCATCGGCCTTTAAAGCTTCCATAACCGCGTTTTTTCCCGCAATATAAAACTCTTCACTCATGGATTACCCCTCATCGCTAAAAAATTCCTTTAACCACGGCTCTTTTTCCACCACCAGCGCTGCCATCTTTTTGAGCATGGCTTTAATCTCCCACTGAGCTCCTGGCACTACTACCCGCTTTTGATACACGTCCAGCAAAGACCTTAAGTTCAATGTAGTGA
This window contains:
- the rlmB gene encoding 23S rRNA (guanosine(2251)-2'-O)-methyltransferase RlmB, giving the protein MSEEFYIAGKNAVMEALKADENIDKLYVANGIGGHFIEEILALARDKGIPVQRVNKKKLDDICPGKHQGIVAKAPPYKYKSVEDILKEARDKGEEPFVIVLDSIQDPQNLGSVLRTADACGVHGVIIPKNRAVGITPAVVKASAGAIEYVPVAKVTNIARTLNELKQAGLWIIGADMNGPVDYCDADLKGPIGLVVGSEGMGMRRLVKESCDVLVKIPMVGSINSLNASVAAAILMYEVFRQRKH